CGGCTGTGCGGCTACGGGCAAAGTTTGACGATCGGGCGCTTTCGAGCGGCGAAACTGGCAAATTGCGAAAATTGCGAAATGTGTCCGGTTCGGCAGCCAACAATGAATCAGAACACGTCCGACGCTAGCAGTTTCGGCCGCGAATTGGTCGGTGCGAACTTTTCACTTTGCTCAACCCTCACGGCCGGGTTCATGCACTACGTCTATGAGCCACCTCATGCCAGACTTTCGTAGCGAGAGCCTCAGTTTCGATCCGATCCACGGCTACATTCCGTTCACCTCGGGCGCCGGGCTGCCGGCCGACGAGATCGGCGAGCGGCAGATCATCGATCATCCGTGGGTCCAGCGGATGCGGCAGATTCACCAACTCCAAACGGCCTGGTGGGTTTTTCCGACCGCCGAGCACACGCGGTTTCAGCACATGCTGGGCGTGATGCATTTGGCCAGCCGCACCGTTGCGGCGCTCTATGGCAGTTTGAAGGATGTTTGCCCGGATGTTCCCAGCGGCGGCTATGTTGAATCGCTGATGCGGCTGGCGGGCTTGCTGCACGACGTGGGTCATGGGCCGTTCGGGCACTTCTTCGACGAGCACTTTCTCTCCACCTTCGGTCTGACGCACGAGAGCCTGGGCAGCGTGATCGTTCAGAACGAGCTGGGCGACCTGATCCGCCGCGTCCGGCGAAATCCGAATAGCCAGCTTGAGCCGGGCGAGACACTCGATCCGGCTCAAATCGCCGCGCTCATCACGCGGCCGAAGGATTCCAATGGCGACGGTCTGCCGCGATGGCTCGCGCTCTTGCGCAGCCTGTTCAGCGGCATTTACACGGTCGACAACATGGACTTCGTACTTCGCGACGCGTACATGTCGGGCTATAGCGCTCGGGCCTTCGATCTCGACCGGCTATTGCGCTACAGCTTCTTCAGTGAGGCCGGCCTGACGATCCACACTCGCGGCGTCGATGCGCTGGTGCGTTTCATGGGCGTGCGCGCGGAATTGTTTCGCACGGTTTACTTTCATCGCACCGTGCGCGCGATCGACCTGACGCTCAAGGATCTGTTCATTGAAAGCCGGCCTCATTTGTTTCCCGGCAATCCGATCGAGTATCTTGACGAATACTGTCGCTTCACCGAGTGGTCGCTGTTGGTCGACGTCGCC
The nucleotide sequence above comes from Pirellulales bacterium. Encoded proteins:
- a CDS encoding HD domain-containing protein, giving the protein MPDFRSESLSFDPIHGYIPFTSGAGLPADEIGERQIIDHPWVQRMRQIHQLQTAWWVFPTAEHTRFQHMLGVMHLASRTVAALYGSLKDVCPDVPSGGYVESLMRLAGLLHDVGHGPFGHFFDEHFLSTFGLTHESLGSVIVQNELGDLIRRVRRNPNSQLEPGETLDPAQIAALITRPKDSNGDGLPRWLALLRSLFSGIYTVDNMDFVLRDAYMSGYSARAFDLDRLLRYSFFSEAGLTIHTRGVDALVRFMGVRAELFRTVYFHRTVRAIDLTLKDLFIESRPHLFPGNPIEYLDEYCRFTEWSLLVDVARWSDSDDPQKRALGPRWRAFLARDLRWKMVCQRTLVFGPADAESASIFSDGRFVEQALRKLLRAEIATMPLVIDLARHVSRPNTRGSAAGQNFLFDPAAGKPRPLTDDQLFRQLPVSHRICRVYAEDDRCATEISAALDRLIGPGGADDLTNM